One region of Deltaproteobacteria bacterium genomic DNA includes:
- a CDS encoding PilZ domain-containing protein — translation MSEDRKTRRYALRFEVVYDDGEGYMSGPVHDISETGCYIETVMPLAPGKKVLLTPLLEDEAGNFELAGEVVRANEYDLDRIDGETPGMGVRFIDPNPDFVAALLRVHAAEED, via the coding sequence ATGAGCGAAGACAGGAAGACCCGCCGCTACGCGCTGCGCTTCGAGGTCGTGTACGACGACGGCGAAGGCTACATGTCCGGACCCGTCCACGACATCTCCGAGACCGGCTGCTACATCGAGACCGTGATGCCCCTGGCGCCGGGCAAGAAGGTCCTGCTCACCCCCCTCCTCGAGGACGAGGCCGGAAACTTCGAGCTGGCCGGCGAGGTCGTGCGGGCCAACGAGTACGACCTCGATCGGATCGACGGCGAGACCCCGGGGATGGGGGTCCGCTTCATCGACCCCAACCCAGACTTCGTCGCCGCCCTGCTGCGGGTGCACGCCGCCGAGGAGGACTGA
- a CDS encoding CoA-binding protein produces the protein MPSNHELFWSAERFAVVGNREARTFPILTFRGLKNLGKTAIPVDPSQAQVDGETAYDDLASIPGGVEAVVLEVPPEETAGWIQQAAELGVKDVWVHMKRETPEAIALAEEKGINLRTGTCAVMYVTPGFTFHSIHRGLRKLSGNY, from the coding sequence ATGCCCTCGAACCATGAGCTCTTCTGGAGCGCCGAGCGCTTCGCGGTGGTCGGCAACCGCGAGGCCCGCACCTTCCCGATCCTCACCTTCCGCGGCCTGAAGAACCTCGGCAAGACCGCCATCCCGGTGGACCCGAGTCAGGCGCAGGTGGACGGCGAGACGGCCTACGACGATCTCGCCTCGATCCCCGGGGGCGTCGAGGCCGTGGTGCTGGAGGTGCCGCCGGAGGAGACCGCCGGCTGGATCCAGCAGGCGGCCGAGCTCGGGGTGAAGGACGTCTGGGTCCACATGAAGCGCGAGACCCCCGAGGCGATCGCGCTCGCGGAGGAGAAGGGCATCAACCTGCGCACCGGCACCTGCGCGGTGATGTACGTGACCCCGGGCTTCACCTTCCACTCGATCCACCGCGGCCTGCGGAAGCTCTCGGGCAACTACTGA
- a CDS encoding cobalamin-dependent protein (Presence of a B(12) (cobalamin)-binding domain implies dependence on cobalamin itself, in one of its several forms, or in some unusual lineages, dependence on a cobalamin-like analog.): protein MKITPLQGAGGGPGRSSSTEPKKVLFTSICRPLGEAHGDSPSVGYELLFGQVTREQGLFSPRATHIFFSLEYVAQNLDAACTVLQYPSKRELIRELRRGDFDVVGVSFVLATFHRMKEVVALVREHAPRAKIVLGGYGTVLSDEVLAPLSDAICREEGVAFMREYLGEAPLPMPFEHPLIVSKLRVFGQDVSNTGLVFAGLGCPNGCDFCCTSHFFKRKHIKLLPTGADIHGVVRRYLDRDPGMSLTILDEDFLLDRKRAMAFRDEVLRDGRPLSIFCFASVKALSRYTVHELLEMGIDGVWIGYEGTRSGYGKQEGREVAELFRELRAHGITILASMIVGFPYQTPAIIQEELDGLLALEPTYTQFLIYGPTPGTPFYEKVMEEGLLHQEQVDDPEGYYRNCAGFKAMVKHPVMEPAAIEAAQRHCYREDFRRLGPSIVRSVETYLNGYRALKNAKTPLLRAKARRFAEGARHAYPVLLSARLLAPTRAGRQRAGRLARALRDELGAGGWKDRALSGALLGAAAWTGLTLKAGLFQHPRLIRHEHPGRWRSRPAASTFLGDEVGSDRGRPRRAAGAASAALVAGL from the coding sequence ATGAAGATCACTCCACTGCAGGGGGCCGGCGGCGGCCCGGGTCGCTCGAGTTCCACCGAGCCGAAGAAGGTCCTCTTCACCAGCATCTGCCGGCCGCTCGGCGAGGCTCACGGGGACTCACCCAGCGTCGGCTACGAGCTGCTCTTCGGGCAGGTGACGCGCGAGCAGGGGCTATTCTCGCCCCGGGCGACGCACATCTTCTTCTCCCTCGAGTACGTCGCCCAGAACCTCGACGCCGCCTGCACCGTGCTGCAGTACCCCTCGAAGCGGGAGCTGATCCGGGAGCTGCGCCGGGGCGACTTCGACGTGGTCGGGGTCTCCTTCGTGCTGGCGACCTTCCACCGGATGAAGGAGGTCGTCGCCCTCGTGCGCGAGCATGCCCCCCGGGCGAAGATCGTGCTGGGCGGCTACGGCACCGTGCTCTCCGACGAGGTGCTCGCGCCGCTCTCCGACGCCATCTGCCGGGAGGAGGGCGTGGCCTTCATGCGCGAGTACCTGGGCGAGGCGCCGCTGCCCATGCCTTTCGAGCACCCCCTGATCGTCAGCAAGCTGCGGGTCTTCGGGCAGGATGTCTCGAACACCGGCCTCGTCTTCGCCGGCCTCGGCTGCCCCAACGGCTGTGACTTCTGCTGCACCTCGCACTTCTTCAAGCGGAAGCACATCAAGCTGCTGCCCACCGGCGCCGACATCCACGGCGTGGTGCGGCGCTACCTCGATCGCGACCCCGGGATGTCGCTCACCATCCTCGACGAGGACTTCCTCCTCGATCGCAAGCGGGCGATGGCCTTCCGGGACGAGGTGCTGCGCGACGGGCGGCCCCTCTCGATCTTCTGCTTCGCCAGCGTGAAGGCGCTCTCGCGCTACACCGTGCACGAGCTGCTCGAGATGGGCATCGACGGGGTGTGGATCGGCTACGAGGGCACCCGCTCGGGCTACGGCAAGCAGGAGGGGAGGGAGGTCGCCGAGCTCTTCCGGGAGCTGCGCGCCCACGGCATCACCATCCTCGCCTCGATGATCGTCGGCTTCCCCTACCAGACCCCGGCGATCATCCAGGAGGAGCTCGACGGCCTGCTCGCCCTCGAGCCCACCTACACCCAGTTCCTCATCTACGGCCCGACGCCGGGCACGCCCTTCTACGAGAAGGTGATGGAGGAGGGGCTGCTGCACCAGGAGCAGGTGGACGATCCCGAGGGCTACTACCGCAACTGTGCGGGCTTCAAGGCGATGGTGAAGCACCCGGTGATGGAGCCGGCGGCCATCGAGGCCGCGCAGCGGCACTGCTACCGGGAGGACTTCCGCCGGCTCGGCCCCTCCATCGTGCGCTCGGTGGAGACCTACCTGAACGGCTACCGGGCGCTGAAGAACGCCAAGACGCCGCTCCTGAGGGCGAAGGCCCGGCGCTTCGCCGAGGGCGCCCGCCACGCCTACCCCGTGCTGCTCTCGGCGCGCCTCCTCGCGCCCACCCGGGCCGGCCGGCAGCGGGCCGGTCGCCTGGCCCGCGCGCTGCGTGACGAGCTCGGGGCCGGGGGATGGAAGGATCGCGCGCTCTCCGGCGCCCTGCTCGGCGCGGCGGCCTGGACCGGGCTCACCCTGAAGGCCGGGCTCTTCCAGCATCCCCGCCTGATCCGGCACGAGCACCCGGGGCGGTGGCGGAGCCGGCCCGCAGCGTCTACCTTCCTGGGCGATGAGGTTGGATCTGATCGGGGACGTCCACGGCGAGCTGCCGGCGCTGCGAGCGCTGCTCTCGTCGCTGGGCTATGA
- a CDS encoding metallophosphoesterase yields the protein MRLDLIGDVHGELPALRALLSSLGYDEALRHPEGRVPVFLGDLIDRGAHGLEVALLVAEAVAAGRALCLMGNHEYNLVGWHLKVPRFEKPKHSNEDTIADVKARAEAWRPVLELFRALPLSLELPDLRVVHACWHRESLEALGGRLDAPAGDNLPAGAQAGGVAAPLWEAVRHHSPFAATERRRDLPGPMNGQDDPPHAVLLKGFEEEAPEPFTDNDGKVRHRIRSTWWLGDRSAVLDDRPQVVGHYWNLPPVGEGRPSFMPPHPSGHEALRRWQERTVAEHPELDGAPGRPFPRHGRRSGADDLVCVDFNGVTQTSDSVACVGALRWPEREVVWGLAAKTGLRRAAS from the coding sequence ATGAGGTTGGATCTGATCGGGGACGTCCACGGCGAGCTGCCGGCGCTGCGAGCGCTGCTCTCGTCGCTGGGCTATGACGAGGCGCTGCGCCACCCCGAGGGGCGCGTCCCCGTCTTCCTCGGCGATCTGATCGACCGCGGCGCCCACGGGCTCGAGGTCGCGCTCCTCGTCGCCGAGGCGGTGGCCGCCGGAAGGGCGCTCTGCCTGATGGGCAACCACGAGTACAACCTCGTGGGATGGCACCTGAAGGTGCCGCGCTTCGAGAAGCCCAAGCACAGCAACGAGGACACCATCGCCGACGTGAAGGCGCGCGCGGAGGCGTGGCGGCCGGTGCTCGAGCTCTTCCGCGCGCTGCCGCTCTCCCTGGAGCTTCCCGACCTCCGCGTGGTGCACGCCTGCTGGCACCGGGAGAGCCTGGAGGCCCTCGGCGGCCGCCTCGACGCCCCGGCCGGGGACAACCTGCCGGCGGGAGCGCAGGCCGGCGGGGTGGCCGCGCCCCTCTGGGAGGCGGTACGCCACCACTCGCCCTTCGCCGCCACCGAGCGGCGGCGGGACCTGCCCGGGCCGATGAACGGCCAGGACGATCCACCCCACGCTGTCCTGCTCAAGGGCTTCGAGGAGGAGGCCCCCGAGCCCTTCACCGACAACGACGGGAAGGTGCGCCACCGGATCCGCTCGACCTGGTGGTTGGGCGACCGCTCGGCGGTCCTCGATGATCGCCCCCAGGTGGTCGGGCACTACTGGAACCTGCCGCCGGTGGGGGAGGGGAGGCCGAGCTTCATGCCCCCGCACCCCTCGGGGCACGAGGCCCTGCGCCGCTGGCAGGAGCGGACCGTCGCGGAGCACCCCGAGCTCGACGGCGCCCCGGGCCGCCCCTTTCCTCGCCACGGCCGCCGCAGCGGCGCGGATGACCTCGTCTGCGTCGACTTCAACGGGGTCACCCAGACCAGCGACTCCGTCGCGTGTGTGGGGGCGCTGCGCTGGCCGGAGCGCGAGGTGGTCTGGGGTCTGGCGGCGAAGACCGGCCTGCGACGCGCCGCGTCGTGA
- a CDS encoding FHA domain-containing protein encodes MSTTRIIRLAPGILREKRGDEVTQVALLDHARPENIRVDFKVAFERHFAANREMLLEQAEPGVLLAAVAPGAGLCARLWLRATDTLRAATVGRHSRADFYLPGDSELSLRHLAVMVRLVEGRPRLRVVDLRSGGGLELEDGTPVGGFTADGPVFFAAARYNFFCFPTPAAPAWPDDVQAAWSSLPAREVESDPEAREARLAAERQRRLAVAAEVLPVSRVTLMGRPLGFRELSPSETEDAEGTLLIEGEDRVEQITAGPSALHRGLVIGRYSRCDNTVELGEDCLRLSRVHALVVKEGEGVWVIDTASTNGCWIGDRAVSVSRLDDGTRVEMPGLGQLTWRHR; translated from the coding sequence TTGTCCACGACGAGGATCATCAGGCTCGCTCCCGGGATCCTGCGGGAGAAGCGGGGTGACGAGGTCACTCAGGTCGCCCTCCTCGATCACGCTCGCCCGGAGAACATCCGGGTCGACTTCAAGGTCGCCTTCGAGCGTCACTTCGCGGCCAACCGAGAGATGCTCCTCGAGCAGGCCGAGCCCGGCGTCCTCCTGGCCGCGGTGGCCCCGGGGGCCGGCCTCTGCGCCCGCCTCTGGCTGCGGGCGACCGACACGCTGCGGGCGGCCACGGTAGGAAGGCACAGCCGCGCCGACTTCTATCTGCCCGGCGACTCCGAGCTCTCCCTGCGCCACCTGGCGGTGATGGTCCGGCTGGTCGAGGGCCGGCCCCGCCTGCGCGTCGTGGATCTGCGCTCGGGGGGAGGCCTGGAGCTGGAGGACGGAACCCCCGTCGGGGGCTTCACCGCCGACGGCCCGGTCTTCTTCGCCGCGGCCCGCTACAACTTCTTCTGCTTCCCCACGCCCGCTGCGCCGGCCTGGCCCGACGACGTCCAGGCCGCCTGGTCGAGCCTGCCCGCCCGCGAGGTCGAGAGTGATCCCGAGGCCCGCGAGGCCCGGCTCGCCGCCGAGCGCCAGCGGCGCCTGGCGGTGGCAGCGGAGGTCCTGCCGGTCTCCCGGGTGACCCTGATGGGGCGGCCCCTCGGCTTCCGCGAGCTCTCCCCGTCCGAGACCGAGGACGCCGAGGGCACTCTCCTCATCGAGGGCGAGGACCGGGTCGAGCAGATCACCGCCGGCCCCTCGGCCCTGCACCGGGGGCTGGTCATCGGGCGCTACTCTCGCTGCGACAACACGGTCGAGCTCGGCGAGGACTGCCTGCGCCTCTCCCGGGTCCACGCCCTGGTCGTGAAGGAGGGGGAGGGCGTCTGGGTGATCGACACGGCCAGCACCAACGGCTGCTGGATCGGTGACCGCGCGGTGAGCGTCTCCCGCCTCGACGATGGCACCCGGGTCGAGATGCCCGGGCTGGGCCAGCTCACCTGGCGCCACCGCTGA